A single region of the Prevotella sp. HUN102 genome encodes:
- the pflB gene encoding formate C-acetyltransferase produces the protein MRKEWRGFTGTKWLDEVNMREFIQNNYTAYDGDESFLAEPTEATDKLWGRLKELQKEERAKGGVLDMETEIVSSMTAYGPGYISEEMKDLEKIVGLQTDKPLKRAFMPYGGIKMAEQACTTYGYTPSEKLHEIFTKYCKTHNDGVFDGYTDEMKLVRHNHILTGLPDTYGRGRIVGDYRRVALYGVDFLIEEKKKDLRNCGCGVMTDNIIRLREEISMQIKALKEMKEMAKIYGYDISMPASNAREAVQWLYFGYLSAIKTQNGAAMSVGRISTFLDIYIQRDFAEGTLNEAEAQELIDHLVMKFRMVKFARIPSYNQLFSGDPVWATLEMAGLGMDGRSMVTKNDFRFLHTLENMGPSPEPNLTVLYSPALPEGFKKYAAKISITTSSIQYENDEVMRPVWGDDYSICCCVSATQTGKEMQFFGARANLAKCLTYAISGGVDHKTREQCGPALRPIEGDVVTYEEFMPKFMDMMEWLAGVYVNTLNLIHYMHDKYFYEAAELALIDTDVRRTFATGIAGFSHVVDSICAIKYAKVNIIRDETGFPLEFKTEGEFPRYGNDDDRADEIAVWLLKTFMNMIRKHHTYRDSEPTTSILTITSNVVYGKYTPNMPDGRPDGAPLAPGANPSYGAEQNGLLASLNSVSKLPYEYALDGISNTQTIAPSTLGHNVEEQTNTLVGVMDGYFGRGAHHLNVNVFGVEKLIDCMEHPEKEEYANFTIRVSGYAVKFIDLTREQQEDVIARQAHGKM, from the coding sequence ATGAGAAAAGAATGGAGAGGTTTCACAGGCACGAAGTGGCTTGATGAAGTCAATATGCGCGAATTTATCCAGAACAACTACACGGCTTACGATGGCGACGAATCGTTCCTTGCTGAACCAACTGAAGCAACTGATAAGCTTTGGGGAAGACTGAAGGAATTGCAGAAAGAAGAGCGTGCCAAGGGTGGTGTTCTCGATATGGAAACAGAAATAGTTTCCAGTATGACTGCATACGGCCCCGGCTATATCAGTGAAGAAATGAAGGACTTGGAGAAAATTGTTGGTCTTCAGACTGACAAGCCTCTGAAGCGTGCCTTTATGCCATACGGTGGTATCAAGATGGCTGAACAGGCTTGTACTACTTATGGTTACACTCCATCTGAGAAACTTCACGAAATCTTCACAAAATACTGCAAGACTCACAACGACGGCGTATTTGATGGCTATACAGACGAGATGAAACTCGTTCGCCACAATCATATTCTTACCGGTCTGCCTGATACATACGGTCGTGGCCGTATCGTGGGCGACTATCGCCGTGTTGCTCTTTATGGTGTAGACTTCCTGATTGAAGAGAAGAAGAAAGACCTTCGCAACTGTGGTTGCGGTGTGATGACTGACAACATCATCCGTCTTCGTGAGGAAATTTCAATGCAGATCAAGGCATTGAAGGAAATGAAAGAAATGGCAAAAATCTACGGCTACGACATTTCTATGCCTGCAAGCAATGCTCGCGAGGCTGTTCAGTGGCTCTACTTCGGCTATCTTTCAGCCATCAAGACACAGAATGGTGCCGCTATGTCGGTTGGCCGTATTTCGACTTTCCTTGACATCTATATCCAGCGCGACTTCGCAGAAGGTACATTGAACGAAGCTGAAGCACAGGAGCTGATAGACCATTTGGTAATGAAGTTCCGTATGGTTAAATTCGCTCGTATTCCTTCTTACAACCAGTTGTTCTCAGGCGACCCAGTATGGGCTACTTTGGAAATGGCAGGTTTGGGTATGGACGGCCGTTCTATGGTTACAAAGAATGACTTCCGTTTCCTCCACACATTGGAGAATATGGGTCCTTCGCCAGAACCAAACCTCACAGTACTCTACTCCCCTGCCCTTCCTGAAGGCTTCAAGAAGTATGCGGCAAAGATTTCTATCACAACAAGCTCCATCCAGTACGAAAACGACGAAGTTATGCGTCCGGTTTGGGGTGATGACTACTCTATCTGCTGCTGCGTTTCTGCAACACAGACTGGTAAGGAAATGCAGTTCTTCGGTGCTCGTGCCAACCTTGCTAAGTGCTTGACTTATGCTATTAGTGGTGGTGTTGATCACAAGACACGCGAACAGTGTGGTCCTGCACTTCGTCCAATCGAAGGCGACGTTGTAACTTACGAGGAATTTATGCCTAAGTTTATGGATATGATGGAATGGCTCGCTGGTGTTTACGTAAACACACTGAACCTTATCCATTATATGCACGACAAGTACTTCTACGAAGCTGCTGAGTTGGCATTGATTGATACCGATGTTCGTCGTACTTTCGCTACTGGTATTGCCGGATTCAGCCACGTAGTTGATTCTATTTGCGCTATCAAGTACGCTAAGGTTAATATCATCCGTGATGAAACTGGCTTCCCTCTCGAGTTCAAGACCGAAGGAGAGTTCCCACGCTATGGTAACGATGACGACCGTGCAGACGAAATTGCAGTATGGTTGCTCAAGACATTTATGAACATGATCAGAAAGCATCATACCTATCGTGATTCTGAACCTACAACAAGTATCCTTACCATTACTTCAAACGTAGTTTACGGCAAGTACACTCCAAATATGCCTGACGGCCGTCCAGACGGTGCTCCTCTTGCTCCCGGTGCCAACCCATCATACGGTGCAGAGCAAAACGGTCTTTTGGCATCTTTGAACTCTGTGTCCAAATTGCCTTACGAATATGCACTCGACGGTATTTCAAATACTCAGACCATTGCTCCAAGCACACTCGGTCATAATGTTGAGGAGCAGACAAATACACTCGTAGGTGTAATGGACGGCTACTTCGGTCGCGGTGCTCACCACCTGAACGTAAACGTGTTCGGTGTAGAGAAACTTATCGACTGTATGGAGCATCCTGAAAAGGAAGAATATGCTAACTTTACTATCCGTGTAAGTGGTTACGCAGTTAAGTTTATCGACTTGACACGCGAACAGCAGGAAGACGTAATTGCACGTCAAGCACACGGCAAGATGTAA
- the pflA gene encoding pyruvate formate-lyase-activating protein — protein sequence MEDYELETSNAMESIKARVHSTESFGSVDGPGIRFIVFLKGCAMRCRYCHNPDTWDVKSDQLMTADELLSQAVKYRSYWGKEGGITVSGGESLLQIDFLIEFFRKAKAQGIHTCLDTSAQPFRRTGIFFEKFEELMRYTDLLLFDIKHIDSVEHKKLTGWPNENILDCARYLSEINKPVWIRHVLVPTITDKDEFLYRMRDFISTLQNVAKIEVLPYHALGVYKWENLNIPYSLKDINPPSEERVQNALQILEGQK from the coding sequence ATGGAAGATTATGAACTTGAAACTTCCAATGCTATGGAATCGATAAAGGCACGTGTACATTCAACCGAATCATTTGGTTCTGTCGATGGACCGGGTATTCGTTTCATCGTCTTCCTGAAAGGATGCGCAATGCGCTGTCGCTACTGCCATAATCCAGATACGTGGGATGTGAAGTCTGACCAGTTGATGACTGCTGACGAACTTCTTTCGCAGGCTGTTAAGTATCGCAGCTATTGGGGAAAAGAAGGAGGAATAACTGTCAGTGGCGGCGAGTCTTTGTTGCAGATAGACTTCCTTATTGAGTTTTTCCGCAAAGCAAAGGCGCAAGGTATCCATACTTGTCTGGACACTTCTGCTCAACCCTTCCGTCGGACAGGAATATTCTTTGAAAAGTTTGAAGAATTAATGCGTTATACCGATTTGCTATTGTTTGATATTAAACATATAGACTCAGTTGAACACAAGAAACTTACGGGTTGGCCAAATGAGAATATTCTCGACTGTGCGCGTTATCTGTCCGAAATAAACAAGCCTGTTTGGATTCGCCACGTTCTCGTTCCTACTATCACTGATAAGGATGAATTCCTTTATCGTATGCGTGATTTCATCTCAACACTCCAAAATGTTGCAAAGATAGAAGTCCTCCCCTATCACGCTCTCGGCGTTTATAAATGGGAAAACCTCAATATTCCTTATTCATTAAAGGACATTAATCCCCCATCTGAAGAACGTGTTCAGAATGCTTTGCAGATATTGGAAGGACAAAAGTAA